In Ruania zhangjianzhongii, the following proteins share a genomic window:
- the sucD gene encoding succinate--CoA ligase subunit alpha, whose protein sequence is MSIYLNSDSKIIVQGITGGMGAKHTALMLDAGSNIVGGVNARKAGTTVSHKDHQGNDVTLPVYGTVAEAMAETGANVSVAFVPPAFTKDAAIEAIDAGIELLVVITEGVPVQDSAEVFAYLEGKKTRMIGPNCPGIITPGESLAGITPHTITGKGPIGLVSKSGTLTYQMMYELKEFGFSTAIGIGGDPVIGTTHIDALAAFEDDPETDVIVMIGEIGGDAEERAAEYIKAHVTKPVVGYVAGFTAPEGKTMGHAGAIVSGSSGTAQAKQEALEAVGVKVGKTPSHAAELVKEILSA, encoded by the coding sequence ATGTCGATCTACCTGAACTCTGACTCCAAGATCATCGTCCAGGGCATCACCGGCGGGATGGGTGCCAAGCACACCGCGCTGATGCTGGACGCTGGCTCGAACATCGTCGGCGGCGTGAACGCGCGCAAGGCCGGCACCACGGTGAGCCACAAGGATCACCAGGGCAACGACGTCACGCTGCCCGTGTACGGCACCGTGGCTGAGGCGATGGCCGAGACCGGGGCGAACGTCTCCGTGGCGTTCGTACCGCCGGCGTTCACCAAGGACGCCGCGATCGAGGCCATCGACGCCGGTATCGAGCTGCTCGTGGTGATCACCGAAGGCGTGCCGGTGCAGGACAGTGCCGAAGTATTCGCCTACCTCGAGGGCAAGAAGACCCGGATGATCGGTCCGAACTGCCCGGGAATCATCACCCCCGGGGAGTCCCTGGCCGGGATCACCCCGCACACGATCACCGGGAAGGGCCCGATCGGACTGGTGTCCAAGTCCGGCACGCTCACCTACCAGATGATGTACGAGCTCAAGGAGTTCGGCTTCTCCACCGCCATCGGCATCGGCGGCGACCCGGTGATCGGCACCACCCACATCGACGCACTCGCGGCCTTCGAGGACGACCCGGAGACCGACGTGATCGTGATGATCGGTGAGATCGGCGGCGACGCCGAGGAACGGGCCGCCGAGTACATCAAGGCCCACGTCACCAAGCCGGTGGTCGGCTACGTGGCCGGGTTCACTGCCCCGGAGGGTAAGACCATGGGTCACGCCGGTGCGATCGTGTCCGGGTCCTCCGGCACCGCGCAGGCGAAGCAGGAAGCCCTCGAGGCGGTCGGGGTGAAGGTCGGGAAGACCCCGTCCCACGCCGCTGAGCTGGTCAAGGAGATCCTCTCCGCCTGA
- a CDS encoding dihydrofolate reductase family protein produces the protein MTGVRTLTYFIAATIDGFVAGPGGNDPTGAGGFWPLTDDYIQFLAQEYPETLPAAGREALGVSAQGTRFDTVLEGRRSYELGLAAGVRDAYPHLRHLVFSTTLESVSDPVELVRHDPVERVRALKTEPGKGLWLVGGGSLASTLRSEIDQLIVKLSPVTIGTGVPLWGAEATFELSTWTRADVTPLPGGTTVLHYERAQAE, from the coding sequence ATGACTGGTGTTCGAACATTGACCTATTTCATTGCGGCGACGATCGACGGGTTTGTCGCAGGACCTGGGGGAAACGATCCGACGGGTGCCGGCGGCTTCTGGCCACTGACCGACGACTACATCCAGTTCCTCGCGCAGGAGTATCCCGAGACGCTGCCCGCCGCCGGCCGGGAGGCGCTCGGAGTCTCAGCGCAGGGGACCCGCTTCGACACCGTGCTGGAGGGTCGCCGATCCTATGAGCTGGGTCTGGCCGCCGGCGTCCGGGACGCCTATCCACATCTGCGACACCTGGTGTTCTCGACAACTCTGGAATCCGTATCCGATCCCGTCGAACTGGTCCGGCATGACCCGGTTGAGCGTGTTCGTGCCTTGAAGACCGAACCAGGAAAGGGCCTCTGGCTGGTCGGAGGAGGATCTCTCGCGTCTACGCTTCGATCCGAGATCGACCAACTGATCGTCAAGCTCAGCCCGGTCACGATCGGCACGGGGGTTCCGCTCTGGGGCGCCGAGGCGACATTCGAGCTGAGCACGTGGACGAGGGCCGATGTGACGCCACTGCCCGGGGGCACGACTGTGCTCCACTACGAGCGAGCGCAAGCGGAGTAG
- a CDS encoding PQQ-binding-like beta-propeller repeat protein has product MSISRIRNQHRLIRSTVVTAAGLGLALLATACGTEGQDPGGGDAAAGGSDSDGSADSDGGADPSQDPTQPSVELGDWVEVPAGAIVVASTPGTAVLAVGEPENSDDGTTRDVAAYDAAGEELWTYPGVIEDYYEPTTLATEAGVAVLTPDGDSSALTMLDWASGEELWSLSAEDLGGCDPWRFSALPAAEVVSMTSDGPPCAGTEPDRAGVITLDAASGEVREEHLPSAGTVQTTDALATDEVWSAEVTDEALTVQRFDPASGEVDAREIGWQVPAAEELRPENENEELRVSQVTADLAILQLWGTEGVSASALLDWTSEDDPETLLQPADDVAPCFGDGLAAPDAAVDGCLRVDLSTEDAPVQSLGFDGEERWSVPGQSGLDMEVPAQVDPIPAGERNAWVVSTGDDLLTALDAQTGEELWVAGDGEGAGFLTLGHVSEAGVLTAVVTSPDGPQGQLLRIDTSTGEEIDRQDVTAGWLSSTDSAAVLSSQNEEQPSLLTVAQGS; this is encoded by the coding sequence ATGTCCATCAGTCGTATTCGCAACCAGCATCGCCTGATCCGCAGCACGGTGGTGACGGCCGCTGGGCTGGGCCTGGCCCTGCTCGCCACGGCCTGTGGCACCGAGGGTCAAGATCCCGGCGGCGGCGACGCTGCGGCCGGCGGCTCGGACTCCGACGGCAGCGCGGACTCCGACGGCGGCGCGGACCCGAGCCAGGATCCGACGCAGCCCTCAGTGGAGCTAGGGGACTGGGTCGAGGTGCCTGCTGGCGCCATCGTGGTGGCGTCCACACCCGGCACCGCGGTGCTGGCCGTCGGCGAACCCGAGAACAGCGACGACGGGACGACCCGGGACGTCGCCGCGTACGACGCCGCCGGTGAAGAGCTGTGGACCTACCCCGGGGTGATCGAGGACTACTACGAGCCGACCACGCTCGCCACCGAGGCAGGGGTCGCTGTGCTCACTCCGGACGGGGACAGCAGCGCGCTGACGATGCTGGACTGGGCCTCCGGTGAGGAGCTGTGGAGCCTGTCCGCCGAGGACCTGGGCGGCTGTGATCCGTGGCGGTTCAGCGCTCTTCCGGCCGCGGAGGTGGTGTCGATGACGTCCGACGGGCCGCCGTGCGCGGGTACTGAACCGGACCGTGCCGGGGTCATCACCCTGGACGCCGCCAGCGGCGAGGTGCGCGAGGAGCACCTGCCCAGCGCCGGCACCGTGCAGACCACCGATGCCCTGGCTACCGATGAGGTGTGGAGCGCCGAGGTGACCGACGAGGCGCTCACCGTGCAACGGTTCGACCCGGCCAGCGGCGAGGTCGATGCCCGGGAGATCGGCTGGCAGGTTCCAGCAGCGGAGGAACTGCGGCCGGAGAACGAGAACGAGGAGCTCCGGGTCAGCCAGGTGACAGCCGATCTGGCCATCCTGCAGCTCTGGGGCACTGAGGGCGTCAGCGCGTCGGCCCTGCTGGACTGGACCAGCGAGGACGATCCGGAGACCCTGCTGCAGCCCGCAGACGACGTAGCGCCCTGCTTCGGTGACGGACTCGCGGCCCCGGACGCCGCCGTCGACGGGTGCCTGCGGGTGGACCTCTCCACCGAGGACGCACCGGTGCAGTCCCTCGGATTTGACGGCGAGGAGCGTTGGAGCGTGCCCGGTCAGTCCGGCCTGGACATGGAGGTGCCTGCTCAGGTGGATCCGATCCCTGCCGGCGAGCGGAACGCGTGGGTAGTCTCCACGGGCGACGACCTGCTCACCGCCCTGGACGCCCAGACCGGTGAGGAGCTGTGGGTGGCCGGTGACGGAGAGGGCGCGGGCTTTCTGACCCTCGGGCATGTCAGCGAGGCCGGTGTGCTGACCGCTGTGGTCACCTCACCGGATGGGCCGCAGGGGCAGCTGCTGCGCATCGACACCAGCACCGGGGAGGAGATCGACCGGCAGGACGTCACCGCCGGGTGGCTCTCCAGCACGGACTCCGCTGCGGTGCTCAGCTCGCAGAACGAGGAGCAGCCGAGTCTGCTCACCGTGGCGCAGGGCAGCTGA
- a CDS encoding acyltransferase family protein produces MTPRDGAAESSTAQSGHIHGLDGLRSVAILAVLVFHLRPLSLPGGYLGVDVFFVISGFLITTLLVRELRKNHKLDLRSFWTRRARRLLPALATVVVVSVVLALFAGNDLLVHIERQVIGALTFSNNWLEISAGSSYFNTTSPQLFVNFWSLAVEEQFYLIWPLAFIILMATTRTGRQRVGILLGLAAASAILMAVLFTPGQDATRVYYGTDTHAFGLMIGAAMAISAASESWNIFAQRWYARSRVLLGIAGLVGLVVLMFWLEPSSSFAYRGGILLASICTALVIGAFPGRRNALRAFFDLPPLVWIGQRSYGIYMWHWPVILLLAAFTPAVAPDSLGSWLQRGAALVLSIALAAASFRWIENPVRRNGFRETFRRIGGAIAAPGRLTSARIGAGVTVACLALFGVAIGTAPDRSQVEIAMDEAAGLVSGGTAADPGTGASGEEQAGEGAGEDSGATDGEQESGDGEDESGGSGDAESGDSDGAGDSEGSSDSEGSGGSEDSEGSNGSGGSGDDGSSSGGGDAADEISGFGDSMMYVAAPGLTEAFPEMNIDAVSNRQWPDVQAAVENAIDDDSIGDVVIIAAGTNAGVRDQEIVRETLDDIGPEREVVLVNIYGASSWVPESNENLEEIAADYPNVVVADWNTAATEHPDQLQPDNIHPDMEGMHLYADVVEAALSELAG; encoded by the coding sequence GTGACCCCTAGGGATGGGGCGGCCGAGAGCTCGACAGCACAGTCTGGTCACATCCACGGCCTGGACGGACTGCGTTCCGTGGCGATCCTGGCTGTGCTGGTGTTCCACCTGCGCCCGCTCAGCCTGCCCGGTGGTTACCTGGGCGTGGACGTCTTCTTCGTCATCTCCGGGTTCCTGATCACCACGTTGCTGGTGCGCGAGCTGCGGAAGAACCACAAGCTCGACCTGCGTTCCTTCTGGACCCGCCGTGCCCGCCGGCTGTTGCCCGCTCTGGCCACCGTGGTGGTGGTCTCGGTGGTGCTGGCGCTGTTCGCCGGCAACGACCTGCTCGTGCACATCGAGCGGCAGGTGATCGGCGCACTCACCTTCTCCAACAACTGGTTGGAGATCAGCGCCGGCTCGAGCTATTTCAACACCACCTCGCCCCAGCTGTTCGTGAACTTCTGGTCGCTGGCGGTGGAGGAACAGTTCTACCTGATCTGGCCGCTGGCGTTCATCATCCTGATGGCCACAACCCGCACCGGCCGGCAGCGGGTCGGCATCCTGCTCGGCCTGGCGGCCGCCTCGGCCATCCTGATGGCGGTGTTGTTCACCCCCGGGCAGGACGCGACCCGGGTCTACTACGGCACGGACACCCATGCGTTCGGTCTGATGATCGGGGCCGCGATGGCCATCAGCGCCGCCTCGGAGTCCTGGAACATCTTCGCCCAGCGGTGGTACGCCCGCTCCCGGGTGCTGCTCGGCATCGCCGGACTGGTGGGCCTGGTGGTGCTGATGTTCTGGTTGGAGCCGTCCAGCTCATTTGCCTACCGCGGCGGCATCCTGCTCGCCTCGATCTGCACGGCACTGGTGATCGGCGCCTTCCCCGGCCGGCGGAACGCGCTGCGGGCCTTCTTCGACCTCCCCCCACTGGTGTGGATCGGCCAGCGCTCCTATGGCATCTACATGTGGCACTGGCCGGTGATCCTGCTGCTCGCAGCGTTCACCCCGGCCGTGGCCCCGGACAGTCTCGGTAGCTGGCTGCAGCGCGGCGCTGCCCTGGTGCTGAGCATCGCGCTCGCAGCGGCCTCGTTCCGATGGATCGAGAACCCGGTCCGCCGGAACGGTTTCAGGGAGACCTTCCGCCGCATCGGTGGCGCGATCGCAGCCCCCGGCCGGCTCACCTCCGCCCGGATCGGTGCCGGGGTGACCGTCGCTTGCCTGGCCCTGTTCGGTGTGGCCATCGGCACGGCGCCGGACCGGTCCCAGGTAGAGATAGCGATGGACGAAGCAGCCGGGCTGGTCAGTGGCGGTACGGCGGCCGATCCGGGAACTGGTGCCTCCGGTGAGGAGCAGGCCGGCGAGGGTGCCGGCGAGGATTCCGGTGCGACCGATGGTGAGCAGGAATCCGGCGATGGTGAGGACGAGTCCGGCGGCAGCGGTGACGCGGAGAGCGGTGACTCCGACGGGGCCGGTGACTCCGAAGGCTCCAGTGACTCCGAAGGCTCCGGCGGCTCCGAGGACTCCGAGGGATCGAACGGTTCCGGGGGTTCCGGTGACGACGGCAGCAGCTCGGGCGGCGGGGACGCCGCTGACGAGATCTCCGGCTTCGGTGACTCGATGATGTACGTGGCTGCGCCGGGGCTGACCGAAGCCTTCCCGGAGATGAACATCGATGCCGTCTCCAACCGGCAGTGGCCGGACGTGCAGGCAGCCGTCGAGAACGCGATCGACGACGATTCGATCGGTGACGTGGTGATCATCGCCGCCGGCACCAACGCCGGCGTGCGCGACCAGGAGATCGTGCGCGAGACACTCGACGACATCGGGCCCGAGCGCGAGGTGGTGCTGGTGAACATCTACGGCGCCAGCTCCTGGGTGCCGGAGTCGAACGAGAACCTCGAGGAGATCGCTGCCGACTACCCGAACGTGGTGGTCGCGGACTGGAACACCGCCGCCACCGAGCATCCGGACCAGCTGCAGCCGGACAACATCCACCCGGACATGGAGGGGATGCACCTCTACGCGGATGTGGTCGAGGCCGCCCTCTCCGAGCTCGCCGGCTGA
- a CDS encoding DUF3995 domain-containing protein produces the protein MRNPYAPPDPSAPPPVRRRPENGQDGEQGPEQGPGWQDPHAHDPRRPLDPRADPRRRQDPRQQRPERKPPTPEEAAAAGKSVLKFGAALLVAMLAMRWPIPWQLVAPAAGLLAVYLGVRALITYRKVGMTTFASVFLMLGVAIATMLALSSLTLLTMWNEQVTHQECMDRALTVQSEQACTDAYDQALQERLNPAVD, from the coding sequence GTGCGCAACCCGTATGCCCCGCCCGACCCGTCGGCGCCGCCACCGGTGCGCCGGCGTCCGGAGAATGGGCAGGACGGCGAACAGGGACCGGAGCAGGGGCCGGGTTGGCAAGACCCGCACGCGCACGACCCGCGACGGCCTTTGGATCCCCGCGCCGATCCGCGGCGCCGGCAGGACCCTCGGCAGCAGCGCCCCGAGCGCAAGCCCCCGACTCCGGAGGAGGCGGCAGCCGCCGGCAAGAGCGTGCTGAAGTTCGGGGCCGCACTGCTGGTGGCGATGCTGGCGATGCGCTGGCCGATCCCCTGGCAGCTAGTGGCGCCGGCGGCTGGGCTGCTCGCGGTGTACCTGGGCGTGCGAGCGCTGATCACCTACCGCAAGGTGGGGATGACCACCTTCGCCTCGGTGTTCCTGATGCTGGGTGTAGCCATCGCGACGATGCTCGCGCTGAGCTCGCTGACGCTGCTGACCATGTGGAACGAGCAGGTCACACACCAGGAGTGCATGGACCGAGCGTTGACCGTGCAGTCCGAGCAGGCGTGCACCGACGCCTACGACCAGGCGCTGCAGGAGCGGCTCAACCCCGCCGTGGACTGA
- a CDS encoding alpha/beta hydrolase has product MRRKERVLRSAPAAAIAAAAIVMVGAVVPAAATPAPTGGGSAGAERTQVDAPVPDVNWGDCGEGLEQFDCTSVEVPSDYDEPNGSTTEIAMTRMPATDPENKIGSLFLNFGGPGGPGVQNLQLMGDALFTDEVRAQFDIIGFDPRGVGQSDPATCFPDQETENEFLAGMDAFPITQREERRMIAQSAALGISCTAVSGDRISTSSTANVARDMDLLRQAVGDEELNYVGYSYGTFLGATYGQLFPDRIRTMVLDGTVDPEAYVGEGDDRTMGRRMGQHVATDETYQQFLQLCEEAGRQQCALAGLGDPEQVVEDLFDQLKENPVDLELPDGSTMEYGYDDAVMTIFQAMYSPMQWGDLAATLAALVEPAEANRAFSTQSGGVDSIRDFLRAIGFFQDYASVGGAIASTCVDAEHPGTLADYPAQADAAEEEAEHFGAARAWVGSQCETIRANDEDAFTGPWEQTTDASVLVIGTRYDPATPYAFTEPYADLWPNASMLTVEGYGHTTMMTPSACANTAIEDYLIDLEATDGATCTQDVAPFAPAAQSEQPEVAPATIG; this is encoded by the coding sequence ATGAGACGCAAAGAGAGGGTCCTCAGATCAGCACCAGCAGCCGCGATCGCCGCCGCCGCGATCGTGATGGTCGGAGCCGTAGTCCCTGCGGCCGCCACACCTGCTCCGACCGGTGGCGGATCGGCAGGTGCCGAACGAACCCAGGTAGACGCCCCCGTGCCCGACGTGAACTGGGGTGACTGTGGCGAGGGCCTGGAGCAGTTCGACTGCACCAGCGTGGAGGTGCCCAGCGACTACGACGAGCCGAACGGGTCGACCACCGAGATCGCGATGACCCGGATGCCGGCCACCGATCCGGAGAACAAGATCGGGTCGCTGTTCCTGAACTTCGGCGGCCCCGGCGGCCCGGGCGTGCAGAACCTGCAACTGATGGGTGATGCCCTGTTCACCGACGAGGTTCGCGCCCAGTTCGACATCATCGGCTTCGACCCGCGCGGCGTCGGTCAGTCCGATCCGGCGACCTGCTTCCCGGACCAGGAGACGGAGAACGAGTTCCTCGCCGGGATGGATGCCTTCCCGATCACCCAACGCGAGGAGAGGCGGATGATCGCGCAGTCCGCCGCCCTCGGTATCTCCTGCACCGCGGTCTCCGGGGACCGGATCTCCACCTCGTCGACGGCGAACGTTGCCCGGGACATGGACCTGCTCCGCCAGGCCGTGGGCGATGAGGAGCTGAACTACGTGGGCTACTCCTACGGCACCTTCCTCGGCGCCACCTATGGTCAGCTGTTCCCGGACCGGATCCGCACCATGGTGCTGGACGGCACCGTGGACCCGGAGGCGTACGTCGGTGAGGGCGACGACCGCACCATGGGCCGGCGGATGGGCCAGCACGTGGCCACTGACGAGACCTACCAGCAGTTCCTGCAGCTGTGCGAAGAGGCGGGACGCCAGCAGTGTGCACTGGCCGGGCTAGGTGACCCGGAGCAGGTGGTCGAGGATCTGTTCGACCAGCTCAAGGAGAACCCGGTGGACCTGGAGCTGCCGGACGGGTCGACGATGGAGTACGGCTACGACGACGCCGTGATGACCATCTTCCAGGCGATGTACTCGCCTATGCAGTGGGGCGACCTGGCCGCCACCCTGGCGGCGCTGGTCGAGCCGGCAGAGGCCAACCGCGCCTTCTCCACCCAGTCCGGTGGGGTGGACTCGATCCGGGACTTCCTCCGCGCGATCGGGTTCTTCCAGGACTACGCCTCGGTCGGCGGGGCGATCGCGAGCACCTGTGTCGATGCCGAGCACCCGGGCACCCTGGCCGACTACCCTGCGCAGGCCGACGCCGCCGAGGAGGAGGCCGAGCATTTCGGTGCGGCCCGCGCCTGGGTCGGTTCGCAGTGCGAGACCATCAGGGCCAATGACGAGGACGCCTTCACCGGCCCCTGGGAGCAGACCACCGACGCCTCCGTGCTGGTGATCGGCACCCGGTACGACCCGGCGACGCCGTACGCGTTCACCGAGCCGTATGCGGACCTCTGGCCGAATGCGAGCATGCTGACCGTCGAGGGCTACGGGCACACCACGATGATGACCCCGAGCGCATGTGCGAACACGGCGATCGAGGACTACCTCATCGACCTCGAGGCCACCGACGGGGCGACCTGCACGCAGGACGTTGCCCCGTTCGCCCCGGCCGCCCAGTCCGAGCAACCGGAGGTGGCCCCGGCCACGATCGGCTGA
- a CDS encoding DUF6350 family protein yields MSTSTSARRVVEPAGATPRVQLPDQWLRGLLAGGEAAVLSWLVVAIPAIATYVATASSPELGSAGWLEAARVGTATWLLGHGASITLADLTITLMPLGITLVALGVLAASVRRARLGSWATGVFAAVGYLALTTAFVTFAATPGAGRGLLGAVLVTVCGVSLGLRGVPAPSWWVKAKARLPAWARDAVGLGWRIALVHVGVAAVATTWMVVTGFGTIREVHDQLGPDVVSAVVLVLAQLLVLPNLMLWVAAYLLGPGFAVGADTVFAPSGIEAGPVPLVPLLGALPDPDGLLGQLPVLGLVGLLAGLAAGVWMARRLRQRGALSMLGAVVGGAVLAGLVLGGLSALAAGGVGPGRMATMGADWLATGIAMAWQGALGAGVVIVLAHPITASGLRRLRAAAGVWWEQVTGTRK; encoded by the coding sequence GTGAGTACCTCGACCAGTGCGCGCCGGGTGGTCGAACCCGCCGGCGCGACCCCCCGCGTGCAGCTCCCGGACCAGTGGTTGCGTGGTCTGCTCGCCGGTGGTGAGGCCGCGGTGCTGAGCTGGCTGGTGGTTGCGATCCCGGCGATCGCCACCTACGTGGCCACGGCCTCCTCACCGGAACTCGGCTCGGCCGGCTGGCTCGAGGCGGCCCGGGTCGGCACCGCCACCTGGCTGCTCGGCCATGGCGCGAGCATCACGCTGGCGGACCTGACGATCACCCTGATGCCGCTGGGTATCACTCTGGTGGCTCTGGGCGTGCTGGCCGCCTCGGTCCGCCGGGCCCGCCTGGGTTCGTGGGCCACCGGCGTCTTCGCCGCCGTCGGTTACCTCGCACTCACGACGGCGTTCGTCACCTTCGCGGCTACGCCGGGAGCTGGGCGTGGGCTGCTCGGGGCCGTCCTGGTGACGGTGTGCGGGGTGAGCCTCGGGCTGCGCGGGGTGCCGGCGCCGTCTTGGTGGGTGAAGGCCAAGGCGAGACTTCCCGCCTGGGCGCGTGACGCCGTCGGGCTGGGCTGGCGGATCGCCCTGGTGCACGTCGGCGTGGCCGCCGTGGCGACCACCTGGATGGTGGTTACCGGCTTCGGAACGATCCGGGAGGTGCACGATCAGCTTGGCCCGGACGTCGTCAGCGCGGTGGTGCTGGTGCTCGCGCAGCTGCTCGTGTTGCCGAACCTGATGCTCTGGGTGGCGGCCTATCTGCTCGGGCCCGGGTTCGCCGTGGGCGCGGACACGGTCTTCGCCCCGAGTGGGATCGAGGCGGGGCCCGTGCCGCTGGTTCCGCTGCTCGGCGCGCTGCCGGACCCGGACGGACTGCTCGGCCAGCTGCCGGTACTCGGCCTGGTCGGCCTGCTCGCCGGTCTGGCGGCCGGGGTGTGGATGGCGCGCCGGCTGCGCCAACGTGGTGCGCTGAGCATGCTCGGCGCCGTCGTGGGTGGCGCGGTGCTCGCCGGGCTGGTGCTCGGCGGGCTGAGCGCGCTGGCCGCCGGGGGAGTGGGTCCGGGCCGGATGGCCACGATGGGTGCCGACTGGCTCGCCACCGGGATCGCGATGGCCTGGCAGGGCGCACTCGGCGCCGGTGTGGTGATCGTGCTCGCCCACCCGATCACCGCTTCCGGTCTGCGCCGGCTGCGCGCGGCGGCGGGCGTCTGGTGGGAGCAGGTCACCGGGACGAGAAAGTGA
- the sucC gene encoding ADP-forming succinate--CoA ligase subunit beta: protein MDLFEYQARDLFEKHGVPVLAGIVATTPEEARAAAEQMLGAGSSVVVVKAQVKVGGRGKAGGVKVAKSADEAAERAGEILGMDIKGHTVHRVMIAAGAEIAEEYYFSVLLDRAERRYLAMASVEGGVEIEQLAVERPEALAKVAIDPLVGIDAAKAAEIVREARFEAGTAEKVAAVIQQLWTVFTAEDATLVEVNPLVKTGAGDIVALDGKVSLDANADFRHPEHAELEDAEAADPLEAKAAENDLNYVKLDGQVGIIGNGAGLVMSTLDVVAYAGEAHGGVKPANFLDIGGGANAQVMAAGLDVILGDEQVKSVFVNVFGGITACDEVANGIVGALDLLGEAATKPLVVRLDGNNVDLGRKILNDRAHPLVTLAETMDGGADKAAELAHA, encoded by the coding sequence GTGGACCTGTTCGAGTACCAGGCACGAGATCTGTTCGAGAAGCATGGGGTTCCGGTGCTGGCTGGCATCGTCGCCACGACCCCCGAGGAGGCCCGCGCCGCGGCTGAGCAGATGCTCGGCGCCGGTAGCAGCGTGGTCGTGGTCAAGGCTCAGGTGAAGGTCGGTGGCCGCGGCAAGGCCGGTGGGGTGAAGGTGGCCAAGTCCGCCGATGAGGCCGCTGAGCGCGCCGGCGAGATCCTCGGCATGGACATCAAGGGGCACACCGTGCACCGGGTGATGATCGCCGCCGGTGCGGAGATCGCCGAGGAGTACTACTTCTCCGTGCTGCTGGACCGCGCGGAGCGCCGCTACCTGGCCATGGCCAGCGTCGAGGGCGGTGTGGAGATCGAGCAGCTCGCCGTCGAGCGTCCCGAGGCCCTCGCCAAGGTGGCCATCGACCCGCTGGTCGGCATCGACGCGGCGAAGGCCGCCGAGATCGTTCGCGAGGCCCGGTTCGAGGCCGGAACGGCGGAGAAGGTCGCCGCCGTGATCCAGCAGCTGTGGACCGTGTTCACCGCGGAGGACGCCACCCTGGTGGAGGTCAACCCGCTGGTGAAGACCGGCGCGGGTGACATCGTCGCCCTGGACGGGAAGGTGTCGCTGGACGCCAACGCCGACTTCCGCCATCCGGAGCACGCCGAGCTCGAGGACGCGGAGGCCGCAGACCCGCTGGAGGCCAAGGCCGCCGAGAACGACCTGAACTACGTCAAGCTGGACGGACAGGTCGGCATCATCGGTAACGGCGCCGGCCTGGTGATGTCCACCCTGGACGTGGTCGCCTACGCCGGAGAGGCCCACGGCGGCGTCAAGCCCGCGAACTTCCTGGACATCGGCGGCGGCGCCAACGCCCAGGTGATGGCCGCCGGCCTGGACGTGATCCTCGGTGACGAGCAGGTGAAGAGCGTGTTCGTGAACGTCTTCGGCGGGATCACCGCCTGCGACGAGGTCGCGAACGGCATCGTTGGTGCCCTGGACCTGCTCGGCGAGGCCGCGACCAAACCGCTGGTGGTCCGCCTGGACGGCAACAACGTCGACCTCGGGCGCAAGATCCTCAACGATCGCGCCCACCCGCTGGTCACCCTGGCCGAGACCATGGACGGCGGGGCCGACAAGGCCGCCGAGCTGGCCCACGCCTGA
- the purN gene encoding phosphoribosylglycinamide formyltransferase produces MPTAALRSLPVKSTRIVVLISGGGSNLAALLAAAEDPAYGAQIVAVGADRPSAAGLQLAADAGVPTFICRLGDYPERTDWDVALAAEVAAHEPDLVISAGFLKLAGPAFLAAFGGRYLNTHNSLLPAFPGIHGPRDALEYGVKVAGATLFVVDEGVDTGVIVAQVTVPVRDDDTEETLTERIKVAERAQLVECTGRLAREGWRVQGRRVLIG; encoded by the coding sequence ATGCCCACCGCTGCACTACGCTCGCTGCCTGTGAAGTCCACGCGCATCGTCGTTCTCATCTCCGGCGGCGGCTCCAACCTGGCTGCCCTGCTCGCCGCGGCCGAGGACCCCGCCTATGGCGCGCAGATCGTGGCCGTGGGCGCGGACCGCCCCAGCGCCGCTGGTCTCCAGCTCGCCGCCGATGCCGGGGTGCCCACCTTCATCTGCCGGCTCGGCGACTATCCCGAACGCACCGACTGGGACGTGGCCCTGGCGGCGGAGGTGGCGGCGCACGAACCGGATCTGGTGATCTCCGCCGGGTTCCTCAAGCTCGCCGGCCCCGCGTTCCTGGCGGCATTCGGCGGCCGCTACCTGAACACGCACAACTCGCTGCTGCCCGCCTTCCCCGGCATCCATGGCCCGCGGGACGCCCTGGAGTACGGGGTGAAGGTAGCCGGTGCCACCCTGTTCGTGGTGGACGAGGGCGTGGACACCGGGGTGATCGTGGCCCAGGTGACGGTGCCGGTGCGCGATGACGACACCGAGGAGACCCTCACCGAGCGGATCAAGGTGGCCGAGCGCGCACAGCTGGTGGAGTGCACCGGGCGGCTGGCCCGCGAGGGCTGGCGGGTGCAGGGCCGCCGGGTGCTGATCGGCTGA